One Leptospira wolbachii serovar Codice str. CDC genomic region harbors:
- a CDS encoding STAS domain-containing protein, protein MNFTTKQVKNHTVVTLEGSLDIYSAPALKKELHKIIDDGLNQ, encoded by the coding sequence ATGAATTTCACAACAAAACAAGTTAAAAATCATACAGTTGTTACTCTAGAGGGTTCCCTCGATATTTATTCTGCACCCGCACTTAAAAAAGAACTCCACAAAATCATCGATGACGGGCTGAATCAGTAG
- a CDS encoding tetratricopeptide repeat protein, whose translation MKKFFFFSLFFVLFFFFALASQSIVSVKLQELRFGILRDQLMNYELSSQTLRERLKQMFLSKDDYMSEVKVNILESGIMNSETEGLDLKMSWQDRFGLYVINSVRFLNFKPALELEEQQKTIIRLQFAFYMERTRKYPIASKKYQELEESITSSLSDEMAFTLLHYGYCLVMMGEREKAFLKLTKAIDLFPGTHYAENASLLISFLEEGEKKKEELKNKKKSPEELAYSLFQSGDYEETLKTLENLPILTKDQSYIKARAMEELGKTSNAVKEYIQLVKQKQNKEVAIRANRRLLLIGNFYQENKSLVAFSKEEATKLGDAKAAENIEEGKSLVLKPVIIEKVLKSETASNLSAEEAKELNQIKENIRESLEDSKGETTKLATVVSEEKIPLVAETPEVTLKTTEQTPPVVIKKQLPQTPLKLKVKLRDGREVVCDEVRIEGNLATLQLGSFGLNLPYDLVVSVQVSGDRAGIVKLITGSGSQVESSRWIQDSSGDWTKPKSLEAPVVRGEVKSFRL comes from the coding sequence ATGAAAAAGTTTTTCTTTTTCTCTCTTTTCTTTGTTTTGTTTTTCTTTTTTGCTTTGGCTTCTCAATCGATTGTCAGTGTAAAACTACAAGAACTACGTTTTGGAATTCTTAGAGATCAACTGATGAATTACGAGCTCTCTTCTCAAACATTGAGAGAGCGATTGAAACAAATGTTCCTTTCCAAAGATGACTATATGTCTGAGGTAAAAGTCAACATTTTGGAATCGGGGATTATGAACTCCGAAACAGAAGGTTTGGACTTAAAGATGAGCTGGCAAGACCGTTTTGGTTTATATGTCATTAACTCGGTGCGTTTTTTAAATTTCAAACCAGCATTGGAGCTAGAGGAACAACAAAAAACCATCATTCGTTTGCAGTTTGCTTTCTACATGGAAAGAACAAGAAAGTATCCAATTGCTTCAAAAAAATACCAAGAGTTGGAAGAATCGATCACTTCTTCACTCTCTGATGAAATGGCTTTCACTCTTCTACACTACGGGTATTGTTTGGTGATGATGGGGGAGAGAGAAAAGGCCTTTCTCAAACTCACCAAAGCCATTGATTTATTTCCAGGAACTCACTATGCAGAGAACGCAAGCCTGCTCATTAGTTTTTTAGAAGAAGGTGAGAAGAAAAAAGAGGAACTCAAAAACAAAAAGAAGTCCCCGGAGGAATTGGCTTATTCTTTATTCCAAAGTGGAGACTATGAAGAAACCTTAAAAACCTTGGAAAACCTTCCTATACTTACTAAAGATCAATCCTATATCAAAGCTAGGGCAATGGAAGAATTAGGTAAAACTTCCAATGCAGTAAAAGAATACATTCAGCTCGTCAAACAAAAACAAAACAAAGAAGTCGCCATTAGGGCTAACAGACGTTTATTATTAATTGGAAATTTTTATCAAGAAAACAAATCACTTGTAGCCTTTTCTAAAGAAGAAGCAACGAAACTAGGTGATGCAAAAGCCGCAGAGAATATTGAAGAAGGAAAAAGTTTGGTTCTAAAACCGGTCATTATAGAAAAGGTGCTAAAATCTGAAACTGCGTCCAACCTTTCTGCAGAAGAAGCAAAAGAACTCAATCAAATCAAAGAAAACATTCGGGAGTCTCTCGAAGATTCCAAGGGTGAAACTACAAAATTAGCTACTGTTGTTTCAGAAGAAAAAATACCGCTAGTTGCAGAAACCCCAGAAGTGACCTTAAAAACTACCGAACAAACTCCTCCAGTCGTTATAAAGAAACAATTACCTCAAACTCCGTTAAAACTGAAAGTGAAGTTACGTGATGGAAGAGAAGTAGTTTGCGATGAAGTGCGGATTGAAGGAAACCTTGCTACACTGCAATTAGGTTCCTTTGGATTAAACCTACCATACGATTTGGTGGTTTCCGTCCAAGTTTCCGGGGATCGAGCTGGTATCGTAAAACTAATTACAGGTTCAGGAAGCCAAGTCGAATCAAGTCGTTGGATTCAAGATAGTTCTGGGGATTGGACTAAACCAAAATCACTAGAAGCGCCGGTCGTACGGGGAGAGGTGAAGTCCTTCCGGCTCTAA
- a CDS encoding STAS domain-containing protein encodes MVNIKLLDSSGIALLANLQKKLKSEEGQFFLLNVSQDVMVILKLSSLDKFFTILGGESELP; translated from the coding sequence ATGGTGAATATCAAACTATTGGATTCCTCCGGAATTGCATTGCTTGCAAATCTTCAAAAGAAACTTAAGTCTGAAGAAGGGCAGTTTTTTCTTCTCAATGTTAGCCAGGATGTTATGGTAATTTTGAAACTGTCCAGTTTGGACAAATTCTTTACGATCCTCGGCGGAGAATCTGAACTTCCCTAA